The following proteins are encoded in a genomic region of Vibrio spartinae:
- a CDS encoding SEL1-like repeat protein yields the protein MNINKKLIYKTLLTIVGVIILAAGGLLAYLMIPSGFQSRQAEGPKVLTELLNMAEKSQPFNPDPYISSTYRPGDPLYEPLLYIQRHRQGKAEELLKPLVEQGNADAMYWLAQITYDDSYYSSGPAAKLFQKSAELGNPYAALRLDSNNRECQMFMSSYCDQKWGELGRKLLQERAEQGDKKAEYYLLQYDENSSEDVHKKLEKLVTENAKNHYYQPLMRQIYNYTSGLYLPFLEQNKSISIEKKLISNLLRLGANNNFPSSMYYVYSYNDMYSEDYVKRVVEHSISLNVSSYICEAYFSKVSNRLRSDVVKGAACAMANDVVRDNGNNRISIFDFNLDKNNIAPLTDEEKRESDRIAKLILNNMTPVIYIDEMNTRP from the coding sequence ATGAATATCAATAAGAAACTGATTTACAAAACACTGCTGACCATCGTTGGTGTGATTATTTTAGCGGCCGGTGGACTACTGGCCTACCTGATGATTCCATCTGGCTTTCAGTCCCGCCAAGCGGAAGGCCCCAAGGTACTCACTGAATTGCTGAACATGGCTGAAAAAAGTCAGCCATTTAACCCGGATCCGTATATCTCCAGTACCTATCGTCCCGGAGATCCGTTGTATGAGCCATTGCTGTATATTCAAAGACATCGGCAGGGAAAAGCCGAAGAGCTGTTGAAACCATTAGTCGAACAAGGCAATGCTGATGCGATGTATTGGCTGGCTCAAATCACTTATGACGATAGCTACTACTCTAGCGGACCGGCTGCCAAGTTATTCCAGAAGTCAGCCGAGCTGGGGAATCCCTATGCCGCACTCCGTCTAGATAGCAATAACCGTGAGTGTCAGATGTTTATGAGCAGTTACTGTGATCAAAAATGGGGGGAGCTTGGGCGGAAACTACTGCAAGAGCGCGCTGAGCAAGGCGATAAAAAGGCGGAGTATTACCTGCTTCAGTATGATGAAAATAGCTCTGAAGATGTGCATAAGAAATTGGAAAAACTTGTCACAGAAAATGCAAAAAATCATTATTACCAGCCATTGATGAGACAAATTTATAATTATACTAGTGGATTATACTTACCATTTTTGGAACAAAATAAATCTATTTCTATAGAGAAAAAATTAATTTCCAATTTATTGAGACTGGGAGCAAATAATAATTTCCCATCATCTATGTATTATGTATATTCTTATAATGACATGTATTCTGAAGATTATGTAAAACGAGTAGTTGAACACAGTATATCTTTGAATGTTTCATCTTATATTTGTGAAGCTTATTTTTCTAAAGTATCTAACAGACTGAGAAGTGATGTGGTGAAAGGGGCTGCTTGTGCAATGGCGAATGATGTAGTTCGTGACAATGGTAATAATAGGATTTCTATCTTTGATTTTAACTTGGATAAAAATAATATTGCTCCACTTACAGATGAAGAAAAAAGAGAATCAGATAGAATTGCAAAATTAATACTTAATAATATGACTCCTGTTATCTACATTGATGAAATGAATACAAGACCATAA
- a CDS encoding SEL1-like repeat protein encodes MNINKKLIYKTLLTIVGVIILAAGGLLAYLMIPSGFQSRQAEGPKVLTELLKMAEESQPFNPDPYISSTYRPGDPLYEPLLYIQRHRQGIAEDLLRPLVEQGNPDAMYWLAQITYRDNYYSGGPAAKLFQKSAELGNPYAALRLDINNYECRRRMSSYCDKKWGELGRKLLQERAEQGDKKAAYYLLQYDENSSEEVHKKLEELVTENAKNHYYQPLMRIMIDYEKRLYYPYFDRKSPLSESEHLILSKLTKLMINNNYPPAFERTLAYISIYSKEYSEQVVERSNLLSSRYFLCTYYYPELKEHTREDILKSAACAIGDDILIENDKDRNLSLYEYSLYEKKVNPLTKEEIVSARKSARELIKNKLPIIYIDKMNPRVDIR; translated from the coding sequence ATGAATATCAATAAGAAACTGATTTACAAAACACTGCTGACCATCGTTGGTGTGATTATTTTAGCGGCCGGTGGACTACTGGCCTACCTGATGATTCCTTCCGGCTTTCAGTCCCGGCAGGCAGAAGGCCCCAAGGTGTTGACGGAACTGTTAAAAATGGCGGAAGAGAGTCAGCCATTTAACCCGGATCCGTATATCTCCAGCACCTATCGCCCCGGTGACCCACTGTACGAACCATTGCTGTATATTCAAAGGCATCGTCAGGGGATAGCGGAAGATTTGTTGAGACCACTGGTTGAGCAAGGCAATCCTGATGCCATGTATTGGCTGGCTCAAATCACTTATCGAGACAATTATTATTCAGGAGGACCAGCAGCCAAGCTATTTCAGAAGTCTGCCGAGCTGGGGAATCCCTATGCTGCATTGCGATTAGATATCAATAATTACGAGTGCCGCAGGAGAATGAGTAGTTACTGTGATAAAAAATGGGGTGAGCTCGGGCGAAAACTACTGCAAGAGCGGGCAGAGCAAGGTGATAAAAAGGCAGCATATTATCTGCTTCAGTATGATGAAAATAGCTCAGAAGAGGTACATAAGAAGTTAGAGGAACTCGTTACAGAAAATGCTAAGAATCATTATTACCAGCCATTGATGAGAATAATGATCGATTATGAAAAAAGGTTGTACTATCCTTACTTTGATAGAAAATCACCATTATCAGAAAGTGAACATCTGATTTTATCAAAGTTAACAAAGCTGATGATTAACAATAATTACCCTCCTGCATTTGAAAGAACACTTGCATATATTTCTATTTATTCCAAAGAGTATTCTGAACAAGTTGTTGAGAGGAGTAATCTACTAAGTAGTAGATATTTTTTATGTACCTACTATTACCCTGAATTAAAAGAGCACACCAGAGAAGACATATTAAAGTCTGCGGCATGTGCAATTGGAGATGATATACTTATAGAAAATGATAAGGATAGAAATTTATCTTTGTATGAATATAGTTTATATGAAAAAAAAGTAAACCCTCTAACAAAGGAAGAAATAGTATCAGCAAGAAAATCGGCAAGAGAATTAATTAAGAATAAACTACCTATTATCTATATAGATAAAATGAACCCAAGAGTTGATATCCGATAA
- a CDS encoding YMGG-like glycine zipper-containing protein, whose translation MIARNSKGFVSIGLFGCLLLSGCASTDRERTVYEGTAIGGIVGGTIGAVFGDSKGALIGGVIGAAVGSIYGDSVAKKKENYASTESYMNAVISEGEETLVGIKSERINLTKHVQAQRKLLAQLKNKRLEQTEKNQILRDTKKQAQQDLEYTQKLLAHLDEELRIQQKTMEEEKDLISVAMIDRGESVISSMQSEKRQLELVRVQLAQLDQRKMY comes from the coding sequence ATGATAGCAAGGAATAGCAAAGGATTCGTGAGCATCGGGTTGTTTGGATGTTTACTATTGTCTGGGTGTGCTTCAACGGACAGAGAAAGGACTGTATACGAGGGGACAGCTATCGGTGGTATTGTCGGTGGAACCATTGGTGCAGTATTTGGTGATTCCAAAGGTGCGCTCATCGGGGGGGTTATCGGGGCAGCGGTTGGCAGCATTTATGGTGATTCTGTAGCAAAGAAAAAAGAAAACTATGCCTCGACAGAAAGTTATATGAATGCCGTTATCTCTGAAGGAGAGGAGACTCTCGTAGGAATTAAAAGTGAGCGGATTAATCTGACAAAACATGTACAGGCACAGAGAAAGCTACTAGCACAACTAAAAAACAAGAGATTAGAACAAACGGAAAAAAACCAGATTTTGAGAGACACTAAGAAGCAGGCTCAGCAAGATTTGGAATATACCCAGAAATTGCTGGCTCACTTAGATGAAGAGCTCCGAATCCAACAGAAAACCATGGAAGAGGAAAAAGATTTGATTTCTGTGGCGATGATTGATCGCGGAGAGTCCGTTATTTCTTCAATGCAGTCTGAGAAGAGGCAACTAGAGCTAGTCAGGGTTCAGCTTGCTCAGCTTGATCAGAGGAAGATGTATTAA
- a CDS encoding Calx-beta domain-containing protein — protein MKFRLNLVACLAWGCLIAVGYWVFSNVIFKPDIEGVRFSKTVTKVKEEDAIAEVVLLLEHPATQAIDVKYETRDRTAQSGVDYTNTKGTVHFSTGDTQRSLFVSIQPDRNISEPNETFDIILTNVRYQPKHTIVILEQGVNKDLLAKSELVIASLSVLAADIANDIATIKIIEGVSAPSKELASRYEMVKSNLSSERERYLLLFKDALALDPEVIKLSIKKRLTALEKKGYKHQLIATTLMEKQLINYMNDQIPMLDLWISELGELVTVEQVPQETDENETRLSA, from the coding sequence ATGAAGTTCAGGCTCAATCTTGTGGCATGTTTAGCATGGGGTTGCTTGATTGCGGTTGGTTACTGGGTGTTTTCAAATGTTATATTTAAACCGGATATTGAAGGGGTCAGGTTCAGTAAAACGGTCACGAAAGTAAAGGAGGAGGATGCGATCGCAGAAGTAGTGTTGCTCCTCGAGCACCCAGCGACTCAGGCTATTGACGTTAAGTATGAGACGCGGGATAGGACAGCACAGTCTGGAGTCGATTACACGAATACCAAAGGTACAGTGCACTTTTCAACTGGCGACACTCAAAGAAGTTTGTTTGTTTCTATTCAGCCAGATAGAAACATTAGTGAACCTAATGAGACATTTGACATTATTTTGACCAACGTCAGGTACCAACCTAAGCATACGATTGTGATCTTAGAGCAAGGAGTCAACAAGGATTTACTGGCGAAAAGTGAATTGGTTATTGCGTCTTTGTCAGTGTTAGCTGCTGATATTGCCAACGATATAGCCACGATAAAAATTATAGAGGGGGTGTCTGCACCATCTAAAGAGTTAGCCAGTCGTTACGAGATGGTAAAAAGCAATTTATCCAGTGAGAGAGAGCGTTATTTATTGCTGTTCAAAGATGCATTAGCTCTTGATCCTGAAGTGATAAAGCTCAGTATCAAAAAAAGGCTCACCGCCTTGGAAAAAAAAGGGTACAAACATCAGTTGATTGCCACTACGTTGATGGAAAAGCAACTTATAAACTATATGAATGATCAAATTCCTATGCTCGATTTATGGATAAGTGAGCTAGGGGAACTCGTAACAGTTGAACAAGTGCCGCAGGAAACTGATGAGAACGAAACCAGGTTAAGTGCTTAG